The sequence ACCAATAAAATAAGATTCAGGAAAATCCTTATGAACACTGAGCAGTAAGGCCTTGTAatactcaaattcttcaaaatatGCTTCAACAGTGGTCAGTTGAGCCAATTTATTAAAAATGCCAACAATATTATCATGAGCATGGTTTTCAAAACGAGAGCAAACACTAGCAGCTAGGTCTGGCCAAGAAATGTGATGTTGATTCAAACAAAAATTCTCAAACCATGTACCTGCCTTGCCATAAAGGTGTATGGCGGTCATTCCCACCTTATTAAATTCCGGCACAGCTTGCATCTGGAAGTAATATTCACATTTGTGAATCCAGCTCTTGGGGTTCTCACCATCGAAACGTGGAAAATCCATTCGCAATGGACGGTGGTGAAATTCGCGGCTAACGGagtaatattgagattgatgttcATCACCCGCAACAGTAAAACCAGCTAGATTACCCACAACTCCACTATGGTCACCTTGTTCTACATTTCTGTATGAATGAAGTTTTCCTATCTCAGATTTAATGGTTTGGGTCAAAATTGATAGTCGAGCTTCGAAATTGGCTTTCTCCGACTATCGTAATCTTCTTTAGTAAGCATAGAATCAAGTTGAAGTTGAATTTTGTCGATCTGAGACTGTTGGCGATTAGAAGCCTCAGTAAGTTCCTTACAAGTCTGAGCAAccatggtgaatttttttttttggtgattgCAAGGAACGGCTCTAAATACCAATTGTACTATACTTGGTACGAATTTGGATTaatgaaactaaattttaaacaGAATTGATATCAAAAAAGGAATAACTCTGCCGTAGCATCCAAGAACATTCAATTATTCATTATCTACCTGAAAACAGGTTTTCCTACAGCTTAAAAGCAACAACCAGAAGAAATAGAAGTCTAAACTAATCGCCCAATGCTAAGCGAACACGTGGCTAAACCGTGTTGGCTCACTAACAGCCACACAGAAGTGGTCAACCAAAGATTAGTACAACCATCCATAAGGATAAGGGCAGCCTCCAGAGTAGTAGTAACTAGTAAGTAGAAATGCATATGACAACAACCTCatcaaaattggcgccgctgctgCAGAGGCAGTGGTAGTATTAagttgttattttttctttttagttattCTTTTTGGTTTTAGTTTCACTTTTAGATTACTAATACAATTTTTAAGAATCTTATTTTCAGGAActactccttttgtggatgctTAAAGAGGGCAGACCAAGTtcaattggtatacgtcttcgatctGGAACTCATTCAACTAAAGGACTTCAttcgagcggttaacactccACTTCCTCCTTGTTCATCAAGCGAGTTTGCAGAttcagaagaagatgaagaacaagtaGTTATGGAAACACTCAAGGATCTCTCCTCACCACAATTGAAAACTCAACCTTTGTGTATTCGATTGGACGAAAAAATTGAGTTGAAACCAACTTTGCTCAAATCATTGCCCAAGTTCCATGGTTTAGCAGGGGAAGATCTAAACCGTCATCTCCAAGAATTTCACATGGTGCTTGTAAGTGTGAAACCAAATGTAGTTGAAACTGATGATGTTATGCTTAGAGCATTCCCATTTTCTCTTATGGATATGGCCAATTAGTGGTTTTACCATCTCCCAGCAGGTAGTATTACTACATGGACCGgtatgaagaaactctttctagataAGTACTTTCCCGCACCCAAGGAGCACAAATCAGGAAAGAGTTATGTGGCATTCTTCAAAAGGCAGATGACTTCGTATGAGTATTGGGAGCGTTACAAGAGATTGTGTCAAAGTTGTCCACATAACATCACGGAGCAGCTTGTCATCCAATATTTCTATGAAGGTCTCTTGATAAATGACAGGACAATGATAGATGTTGCAAGTGGTGGAGCTTTAGTTGAGAAGACACCCGCACAAGAAAGACCTTTGATTGAGAATACGACATCTAATTCGCAGCAATTTTCCTCCCGAGCAGAAACACTTGTCAAGAAGGTTAATGAGGTTGGTGAAGCTTCTCATATGGAACAAAGGATGGTTAATATGGAGAGGATGATGCAACAAATTTCTGCAGTGATTATTCCATTGTATGAAGGCAATATGGAGCACGCAAATGCTATGTACCAAAATCAGTAAAGGCCGAGATATGATCCGTACTCCAACACATACAATCCGGGTTGATGAGATCATCCAAATTTCAGTTACGCCAACAAGCAAGCTGCAGAAAATCCTGCTTTCAATCAACAAGGTGGTTACCAACTCATGCAAAGACCACAACAAGAAACTCAATGCACAAGTGTGGATGACAAGATTACTCTTATGATGCAAAGTATACAATAGATTCCAAATACAATGCAAGGCTTCAAACAATTCCAGCAGAAATCCGAGATGGCTATGAGAGATGTGCAAAACCAAGTTAGTCAATTGGCTAATGATATAAATCTACTCAAGGCACAAGGATCTGGAAAACTTCCTTCTCAACCGTTGAACCATATAGAGAATGTCAATGATATTGAGTTAAGAAGTGGGAAGCAAGTTAAGCAACCGGAAATATCACCGGAAACTCATGAATCTGTTTTGGAGCAAGAATAGGACGAAACAACCCCTAACAAGGCTGATTTGGTAACGAAATCTCACTCTAAACCTCTTGTTTTTACTAAGGTCACTCCAATTTTTCCTAGTAGGTTTGCAAAGTCAAAGAAGGAAACGCTATACAAAGAGATTTATGAGATATTCAAGAAGATCCAAGTGAACATACCACTCCTTGAAGCGACAAGGCAAGTTCCTCGCTATGCAAAGTTCTTGAAGtaattgtgcactaacaagcacaaatTGAACGGTAATGAAGTAATGAGTATGGGGGAAAACGGTACGGCGTATCTTCTAAAGAAACTCTCACCTAAATTaacattcctaaactttctaatcaaacctaaacaaagttgactctagtatttaatcaagtgactctaggtgagttttgatactaaaatatgacaaccaaacttgacataccaacacttggtgggttcaaccgagatatgctctaacactattcaTCAAGAACAAACGTTACTTTGTGACACCTCGAAAAATGATAAATGAGTCCAAAAGAAAGAATTACTGCTTGTACCATGAAGCTCACGGTCACCACATCAATGATCGCAAGAATTTGATTAGGTTCATTAATGACCTGTCAAAGAAGGTAATTTAAAAGAGTTCATATCCAAGGGTCAAAATCGAATATCAACCAAGGAAGTTAAAGGGTGTGTCAACatgataaactttgtagctcgaATTAGGAATGACTCACATCCCGACCTCATTAACAGGAAGAGAAAGCTCTGCAAGATCAATGTCACATGTATCCATCCAAGCTTCGAAGGTTTCTTGTTACCTCAAGATGAAATCAGATTCACTTCCATGGACTTAACAAGATTGACATTTTCACATTCCGATGCTCTGGTAGTAGGGATGATAATTTATGGATGGGATTGCAGGAAGATACTGATCGACCAAGGATCTACATGTAACATAATCTACATGCAACATGCCGAGAAGATGAAGCTCACAGAAGGAGATCTAAGAGCAAACAACTCTACAATAGTTGGATTTGATGGATCCAAAACACGTGTATTTTCTAGTTCTCAACACCCGTTCCTtgcaatgtgatcctaggaagGAACTGGTCATATGCAATGCAGGCAGTTCCTTCAACTTATAACCAGAATCTGAAATTCATGACGAGCTCTGGAGAAAACATGATCCGGAAAATTAAGCAGTTTCAAAAGAATTAGCAGTATTATCTTTGGTTCAGTAGGAAGATCCACATGGTGGACAAAGGGGAAGGCAATTAAATCTTCCAGGTAGAAGGGACAAGCTAAAAGGAAATTATCAGAGCTAAGCTACTTGCCAGTCAACCAAATTGAGCTCCTTCTGAGAACCCAAATATCGGAAGAAAAATACCAGGAGTTCCTGACTGTGAATTCAAAGTTGAGGTCGTAAAGCTTCTGGAATAAATAAATCTCAGCACGACTGAGGAACAAAAAATAACTTTCATAGGAAAAGACTTGCCACATGTTAAAAATCAACGTATGATCGAGCTGCTGAAAGAGAACATTGACATCTTTGCCTGGAAAATGTCAGACATGCCAGGTATAGATCCCAACATCACATGTCATTCTCTGAACATTGATCCAAGCTTTAAGCCAGTTAagcagaaaaggagaaaaatagcGGATAAGCTATACAATGCAGTAAATGCAGACATTTAAAGAATCCTAGAGGCAGACATAATAAGGGAGTGAAAATACCTTATCTTAATCTCTAACATTGTAGCAGTCATGAAAAAATGCGAAAATTCGGGTTTGCATCGATTTCACCAACTTGAATAAGGCTTTCCCGAAGGACATGGATCGACTGGTGGAATCAATCCAAGGATATGGTCGATTATGTTTTATGGATTGATACTCTGGACACAACCAGATACCACTGAATATAGGCGACGAAGATTACACATCTTTCATCACTGACCAAGGCTTGTACTGCTTTAAGGTTATGTCATTCAGCCTAAAAAATGCAGGTTCGACGTATCAGAGGTTGCTCAACAAAACGTTCAAATAACTGATAGGGAAGAAGATGGAATGTTACGTAGATAACATGGTCTTCAAAAGCCTAAAATAATCTAACCATCACAGCGACCTGCTGAAGACCTTTGATGTCTTAAGAAAATACAACATGAAAGTTAATCTATCCAAATGTGCTTTTGGGGTACAAAGCGACAAGTTTCTCGGATTCATGGCGACTAAGAATAGGACTGGAGTCGATCCAATCTTATTCAATAAGGTCTTAGGAATTTTAAAAGGAGACATAACATCGTAAGAAACAGGATCAATACACGCAGTCAACAACGTATTCCTACCTgccaaattcatattcttatattTCCAGCCCTGCATTTCTatcattcattttttttcatcAATGTCGACAAAAGCTTTTTCACTAATTTTACCCCCGTTGAAGAGGCATACCATGGTACTTACCAGGACTAGAAACAACTTTAACCTTGAGAACACTGGCCATACCTCTAGAGAACTTCAACCAAGGTTAGCCGAGGTAAGCAACATATATTTAGTATCATTTATCCTTTGCCCAATCCAAGAGAAAAACTTATCCAGCAAAGCTCTGAGATTAATTTCATTCTTATAATTAGCCTTCAAAAAAACAATAATCGCCAGGAAACAAAGAATGAGTTATCAAGGGAGCAcccttagagcaagtcttatggtgaaaTCCAACCtatccaagtgtggaaaaaccatggaagtcaagtctaatggcttccaagttggggtcttccacaaaaaatccaagcaaggttccaccgtttcgtggaagggttcgtggaatccatggaaacgccaataagaatagcgttaaacgccaTTCTCAATAGCGCTaagaaaacgctattaagaataacgttttttttttgtccgtagatttaggatgagttgttgaaatctaatagctgagaaaaaacgctattcttaatagcgtttttttagcgctattaagaatagcgttttcactattccaccactacacttgcacttccatccacggttccaaatgctgaggtggcgtggaagatggaactcttccaccataagacttgctcgtAGTAAACCAGATAAATATTTATTCTCAATATCGGCATCAATAAGCCTAGTCAAAGTTTCAAGGCACCGAGTGAATAAAAAAGGGCACAAAGGGTTCCCTTGTCGAAGTCCATTAGCAAGGATGAAGCTAGAACTAGGAGAGTCGTTAATAAGAACTTGAAAGGACACcgaaaaaaatatttcatgaccaaacCTACAAACTTTTGATCAAACACATTACAAAGCAGAAGTTTTCAATAAAATCTCATCTAATTCTATCATAAGCCTTGCCGATATCCGATTTCAAAGCCATCCATCATTTTCTGCCTTTCTTGGCTTTAAAGGAATGGATAATCTCATTACAAATGACGGCGGAGTCAAACAAATATCTACCAGGAATAAAAGCTTGTTGATTGTGGAAAATGATTTTACCAAGCATGGGTCTAATTCTATTCGTGATGATTTTGACGATACTTTTCATGCTAAATTGCACAAACTAATTGGTCTATACTCTTTAATGCCAATAGGAGTATCACTTTGGGGATCAGAGCAATAAAGATCTTGTTAAGCCTGGAGAGTCAAGTTGACCAGTAGCAAAGAAATTCCTAACAAGACCAACAACACTAGGACCAACATACTTCCTAACAAGACCAACAACACTAGGACCATCTGATGAATGGACTGCTTAATCTTAGCACTACTTACCTCTTTCGACAAATTACTATTATCAACATCATTAATAACAGCATTAAATAGAGAGCTAAAatcattatcaatcacctcactacTACTAGAGTAAAAAGATTTTTGAAACGACTCACAATATGATTTTCAGTATCCTTATGGGAATGAATCCAATCACCTTTCTTTTCCCTCCTAACTAAACTTTGTGGTGGTTTCTATATAGAGATAGAGGTGAGGaaacaacaaacaacaaaaagaaacttTACAAATTACAAAAGACTAAGAACCTTTTAACCAACAAGATTCAAAGCGACCATCAGGACAAATTGAATACTAAATGTTGTTTTCCAGAGAAAGATGTAATTCACTCCTAAAAGAAACAGAATATCTTAAACACGTGAACAGATCAAACATATTTACATGTCAAGATCAGGATTCAGCATCATTTAATTAGTATGTTAAATGTAAAACCTTTCTTTCTTCAACACGAGGCTAAgtataaaataaattaattaattaaatgaCCCATATATGTAAGATCCTGAGCTTCTATTTATAACTTTTAAACACTCAGATTTGAGAAGAATAAACATAGAAAGAAAGTGCCGAGGTTCAAGTTCCATCAGATGAAGGAAAGTGCCGAGGTTCAAGTTCCATCAGATGAAGGAAAACGCCCACAAATTGTAAATGACTTGATATTTACGATAAAATGTGCATATTATATATGTGTACACATATCTACCTGAAGTATGCCTCCATTGATTTCTTACCGAGTAAGCTTGTTGAGGCGGTGGTCCATAATTTCAGAGACTGTTTCAAGGAATGTTGTTTCACTACTGCCTGGGAGGACTGAGTCCTTCGCTTCACGGACAATCTCTTCAATAATGGACTCTCTGTTTATGGTTTCTCTGCACATCATGCTTCCAATGGTAAACGGGGTAAACCCTCTTTCCGCACCCTTCTTCAAAAGCATGGTGGAGATACGGAGAGTGCGGGCAGCCTCAAGTGGTAGGTCCCACCCGTGATACTTCAGAATTGAGATATCTTCTTCGGCGTCTAGAGAATTTATGAAGTTCATTGTTTCAGAAGAAAAAGGCTGGCGGGATTGTGGCCAGTAAAGCCAGTCAAATGTGCAGTCTTCAAACTGGATGAAAGCAAAAATAGATGAAATAAGACCTCAAAAAAAGATAATTATGATATAATCGTTGACAGAACACAGAACCAAACACCAACAAAATCAAGTTGAAATGGTTTAGTGAAGATGGTTTAAACACCACTAAAGCCTAAGATGTTTGAAATGGTTTAGTGAAGATCAACTATGTTGTATAAAAGTAAAACATTCCATCTACTTCTCATAAGAATACAAATCCTCACACAATTCCCAGGAAGAACTAGAACAGATATTTGATTGCATGCCCATCCACATACATCATATGGTAACATAACCAGTAACCACAAGTTAAAGATTCAGGTGAAATCTCCATGTACTAGGGTCATCTGGAAAGAGGGATAAGCTGATGGTAGGATGTTTGAAACAAAAAAGTATATACCATATAAAAGCTTAAATCAGTAGAGTAACCAACACTCATATGGCAACAAGATCATTATGGAAAGTACGAATTCATACATAATCATATGAGGGAAACATCTCAACTGAATAGCATAATTAAGAACAAGTACAGGGGTGAAACTTACATGCTCAGGCAAGCAGTATCCATGATCAATCGGAATCAAGACAGTTTTCCCTGATTCTCCATCTTTGCTTATCAAAATGTTCCCAGCATGCCTATCTGCATTAGCCAACCTCATGTCCAAAACAGCTATCTTGTGCACCTCCTCCACGGGGAAAGACTGAGTACCCATGTCCTCACAACTTCCATAATTCTTCATGAACATTTGTAGAGATCCAATCTTAgcatttgatttttcaaatccctccggatgataaaaactctcatgTAAACATTTGGCAAGTATTGTTGGTGGCACTCCAGAAAATCCAATTTTATCAGTACAAAATGGTTGAGGTCCACTTATTGGATGATCCAAAACATATGCTGCAACTTCTCTAAATGCCCCTTCTCCCACTCGAGTTCCCCTCTTCAATCCTTCTCCATCTGATGATACAGGTAACCCCCGAGGATTGTTTACAGCCATTGGTTCCTCATCAATTGGCTTAAAAACTGATACATACCCATCTCCCAGTACATCGGGCATTAAATAAGCTCCACCAGAACCCTCGGAAGATCTGATAGGTTTGTTTCCTCCCTCCAACCCATCAAGTGTAGAATCAATCATAGCTCTAACCACAGAAGGCAATTTAATCTTCGGATTAACCACAACTGGTTCCAATAAAATATCACTATCTGGTAGCTTCCTACCTACACCCTGAACCTCCTCAGGTTGCGCTTCACctactactacttcttcttcttcttcttcgccatTTCTCCTCTCATTTAGATTCAATGCAACAATAGAAATTTCGAAATTCTTCTCAACAGGTCTTGCTCTAACTTTCGCAAGTTTTCGAACCAACAGATGAATAATAGCATCATTCTTTTTACAAATATCATCAATGAGCCACTGATCGTTAAGCTTCTGACCATcacatatcaattcttgttcctTAACatcatcaaaaacctcacctttCTTGGCAATTTGTTGCTTCACGTATCctacatttttcttcttctcaaccTGGAATTCATACTCTTTCCCACAAGTAGTCCTAACAGAAATAGCTTGAACATCAGAAGTTCTAAGGACCAGATGAAGAACATTACCATCACTAACACCATAATCCCTAACGAGGGAATCGTTTCGTGCTAATTCCCTGCCACTGAAAACCAGTTTTGGCTTCTttaccacaaaacctttacatgATTGAATCCTTAGTTTCACAGAAGAAATCGATTCTGATTCAAATACACGCATTGGAATCGAGGAACCCCCAACAGTAAGGTAAACAAGGATGGATTCATTCGAAGAAGGATCAGGGTGGGTATTGAAATTTCCAAGAGAATGGACGGAATCAATGGACTCATCGCGGATAGGACTAAGAACAAGTCCAGATACAGACATCTTGTCCTAAACAACAACAGTTTTTTGTGCCCTAAATCAATGTACCGAAGCCTAAGAACAAAGAACCCAACAACAAGAAACAGTTTCACAAATTCATCTCCTTttagaacaaaccctaatttttaaatggAAGAATCAACCTAATACAGAAACACAGAATTCTAAACAAGAAAATCTGTACAGAAAAACCacaaagaaaaaataattctaaaatCCTTAAAATTATTCCAGATTCATGACtccaagaacaaaccctaatccAACAGATTGAGGGTAGGTCCTCAAAATCATAAAATATATCAGTACCACCTCGAACCTCAATATATCAGAACCTTCTGGAAAAAATTAGAACATAGATTCCGATCCCACCCTGAAATCCGAAACACGGTATAACTCGAAGATTTAGGTGGACTCTAATCAGGAATTTCAGAATACAAATCAATCAAATTGTGTGTGGTttatgagaaaataaaaatggCGATGGATTCTTACCACAGGGAAAGAATCAAAGGATTCTGTAACGAAGAAACAAAGCTTAAATCCAAACAAGTGATTAAGATAGAAAACGATTAGTTAGCGAGGAATTGGATAACTTGGCTTCTTTTTTTAGAACAAAAATCGATTGATATCAGAAGTGTCTTGATATTGTTTCTGATTTCCCAAAGTTATTCCGTTTATTTCTCTAACGaagaaattatttatttattataggAAGAGAGAAAACACGTAATCGCTGGTATCGGCCTTATATACGCTTGGAACGATTACTACCTTTGACGAAAAAGTAAACGGTCGTTTAATTGAGTTTTAGTAGTCGTAGGAAAGACAAAAAGGAGCCTTCATGGAAAGAAGGATATGGAAATACAACATGCCTTATTCGATTTGTTCCTATGGTACCGTTCAAGTCTACTCAAGTGCCTCGGCCGTCTTATACTTTACTCCTTTGACAAACGCACCTCTTCTATATCTAAATCTTTGTTTGTGGGGGAGTCTCGTTGATTAATAGGGGAGAGAGAGACTAAATTCTTGATCTTTCAAACAAGAATTCCAAGCCTGCCTTATTCTCTAATGTTTTCTCTTCATGAAtcttttgttccgttttttttttcttcaaaaacctaTTGTAGGGACTTCACATTCCAATAAAAGGACTTTACATGGATTTCTGGTGATAAAAATGTTAGTTGGGGTATCTTATAAGCAATTACGAATGTCTAACTTATCCTCAGTCAAACAAAACCTAACCTAACTTCTATTTTAAAATCAACTTCTTATGGTGCAGAAAAAGAAAATCTTCTCCTCGTTTTCCTCCAACCATAGAATAAACCTGTTTCCTCTTTCGTTTTCTTAAATTGAAAACATTTTATCATCTCGATTAATTTATAATTGTCGATTAACAACATCCTCCGTTCATTAATGAAGGTCCAACCGATCAACAACAAGAATTTCAAACCCCTCCATCACCGGATGAATCAATTGGCATGGTTTATGTGAGATATGATTTGAGAAAcccattttaatttttttgttttttgtgtttgaATAAATAAGGTGCATTGGGATTTTCAGTTGGGAGTTCTTCATTCCCAATTATAAATTCAATTTCTAAATATGTTCCGGTTGGGTTTTTTAACCGTAAATACTCTACGGTTGgttaagaccaagaaaaaacctaACCGTGAATAATCCCGGATGTCCAAAATTTAAAAGATTTTTTACGATTAGGTTTAATATCTTTCTCTAATTTTGTGTTTTAGCTTTAAGCCAAACctctatatatataatttttcgtCGTACTTAGCCGACAAGGAAAACCAAACTTCTtaagaatctatttcctaaactaagaatactgctCAAATCAGTACTCTTTCCTAAACTAGGAATCCATCCTAAATAAGGATTCCTTCCTAATATAGAATTCTACGCTCAACTTAGCTTGGGGTTTACGAAATTTCTTGAAGGAAtagggatacacctgtatcaaaaCCAATGGAAACATTCATCGCTGCAATGATAATAATAAGCACCTTAAATACTATTGCTTCTACGAGCATTTGAGCAACCTTTACATACGCCTTTACCACTTCATATAGTAAGACAAACACCATTATGAAATAAATAATCCATAAACACATGGAAATGAAAGGATAGTCAGATTTGCTCACAAACAATAATACTCCTGTAACTTTTCTAATTACCTGTTtaatttgaaacaaaaagatacttagaaaaagaaacctattataggggcttCACATTCCAATTGAGGGGCTTTATTAATAGGACAAAAATAGGGCCAGCCATTAATAATTTCAAAAACCATTTATCTAAACTATTTTCCTAATGGCTAAAAGGCCCTCATTTGGTTAGTGTTAATCATTTAACTAGATTAGCTAATCTAGTAATATTAGTTATTAAATTAGATTAATGGTTTTGATTTATAGTTAGAGATAGAAAATTAGGGTTAGTGTTTTGGTTTTGGAGGgaagaggaaaaaaaatattattttttgaaaacccaatattttgattcactcaaccaaattgagtgattctagTGTAAAATTTgaggtgggtgagaaacaaaatTTTACATACCTCATGATGGAGATCGTGAATCAcccaaccaaagattggattttttATGTTTTCAGACCGATTTACGGTTGGGATATATCCTTCGTAGCCAACCGTAAAACTAACTTACGGTTAGGTGATGATAAACTCCTTACCGTAACCGGATAAAATCGGAAACCAATTACGGCTAGGTTTTGGGTTTTTCAAAGCTAGCCTTAATTCATTGTGTATGTCAATTTTAGGTGGCTTTTGAAAAATTTACGGTTAGCTTTGATTTATACCCAACCGTAATAAGTTGGATTCACTTTTTGATCCGTAAATGGAACAAGACATAATATTCAGTCCCCAATAAACAGATGTAGTGGGCCTAGTGGCTCCAACAATGATCATAAAGATTtgaaatttaaataaatattagatttatctatacTGCAATCACATATAAAAACTGATCAAATCGAGTTAGGGagttcataaaagaagacaacgCTGTGCCCAAGAGTGGTCCACGAAATCAAACAAGAACTGAAACAGCTGCAAAGAATTTGAATTTTAGGTAACACTACCGCTGAATATAAGCAAGGATGATAAAACCTTCCATAGTCGAGCACCATCTATGCTAGTTTATGAATATCTAAGACGAAAGAAACCAAAAATAGTCTCAATATGCATAGCCCCAAGTGTAATAAGCCTTTCAATAACTTCATTTTCGTCTCTCGCAGTTTCCACTGTATTCTCACTGTTAACTTTTAGGAGTTCATCTAGGAAGGTACCAAATGTACGTGTTTTTCCTTCTTTCAAAGAACAATGAGGTTCAGTATTGAAGAAACCAATTTTTGTTGGACATGCCATTATTTCTCCAATTCCTGCACAACGGAGAAGTTGAAAAATCATATGCAAGTGTTTGATTAAACTACTTAGCAGTAGTTGTGCGAAAATAAAATCGTACCTTAATGGCGTAGGGTTCCCCTGAAGATGGTTGAAGCTTCATCGCCTATTCTGTAGAAATGTGAACATTTTGGACAAAGTAAGGTTCTTTTAGAGCTGTAATATGTGATATAATAATGAATGTAACATTAACTATAAAACTGTGGTTGCATGTGAACCAACTATATTGAACTGGAGTAAACAGTGATGTGGTAACTAGGTGGTGGTAAGCTAATAAAAACGTCGACCAACAACATGGATTCTTATAATCATCAACCTGATGATGCTCCATACAAACCATATGACTAATAAAAAACAAGGTACATGATAATTTACTTGCGAGATATACTTGCAAAGGCTTTCCTGGTCCATTATATCAAGCTGAACTGTTATTGCATTCTTAATGTCTTCAATAGTCTACATTAGACAGTACTTCAGATTATTTGGACTTATAAAGTGCACAATACTGGAATCATTTTAACGAGAGTACAATACCGGAATCAGTTTGCCTCTTGGACATCTTTCGGGATGTCAGATTACCCCGAACATCTTTAGGTTCGTCTGCACCATCATTCCCCAAACATGTTTTAAACGATTGTCTATATAAAATGCTTTCTGTTGCAGCTAAGAACTCAGCAGCTGGATGGCATACACGGCCTGCACCCAAAATTAAAATTGTGGGTCTATCTGTCAAGTATTCTCCCTTCTCAACCACACTCTCACCGACCTTACCAAACTTCATTGAGAACTTATTCTCTATGCACCAACTTGTCATGAATCCAAATGCAACACCCAATTCACACAAATTAGTAGGATAATTTGGGACAAGTTCAGTTAAGATGATAAACATAACTTACTTCAAGTTCAGAAACATCtaagacaaaagaaaagaaaaattacagttagttttttttttcctaatccAAGATCATTCACGGTTAGATTTTCCCTTAGTCGAAGCCAACCGTAGA comes from Papaver somniferum cultivar HN1 chromosome 7, ASM357369v1, whole genome shotgun sequence and encodes:
- the LOC113298994 gene encoding phosphatidylinositol 4-kinase gamma 4-like translates to MSVSGLVLSPIRDESIDSVHSLGNFNTHPDPSSNESILVYLTVGGSSIPMRVFESESISSVKLRIQSCKGFVVKKPKLVFSGRELARNDSLVRDYGVSDGNVLHLVLRTSDVQAISVRTTCGKEYEFQVEKKKNVGYVKQQIAKKGEVFDDVKEQELICDGQKLNDQWLIDDICKKNDAIIHLLVRKLAKVRARPVEKNFEISIVALNLNERRNGEEEEEEVVVGEAQPEEVQGVGRKLPDSDILLEPVVVNPKIKLPSVVRAMIDSTLDGLEGGNKPIRSSEGSGGAYLMPDVLGDGYVSVFKPIDEEPMAVNNPRGLPVSSDGEGLKRGTRVGEGAFREVAAYVLDHPISGPQPFCTDKIGFSGVPPTILAKCLHESFYHPEGFEKSNAKIGSLQMFMKNYGSCEDMGTQSFPVEEVHKIAVLDMRLANADRHAGNILISKDGESGKTVLIPIDHGYCLPEHFEDCTFDWLYWPQSRQPFSSETMNFINSLDAEEDISILKYHGWDLPLEAARTLRISTMLLKKGAERGFTPFTIGSMMCRETINRESIIEEIVREAKDSVLPGSSETTFLETVSEIMDHRLNKLTR